The following proteins are co-located in the Pectinophora gossypiella chromosome 23, ilPecGoss1.1, whole genome shotgun sequence genome:
- the LOC126377465 gene encoding uncharacterized protein LOC126377465, with the protein MVAIKKSEKNKQKPEPESEDQIGLGWQTEELVIQIEDEPGDAKGKNNDEKEKKENPTCDAELSDKLRREHIINMLTEKQPEAVIGGEKRYIVAYFEKAPPTGEQFHYENGNRNDFVRLVFLIVFCMLVVTAAFTFATYNLKAVQKAFRTLPFLIAFIVCCVMTIVLEYIFCLSSCSRSVPCNYILLVIARWQP; encoded by the exons ATGGTTGCTATCAAGAAGTCAGAAAAGAACAAGCAGAAACCAGAACCAGAAAGCGAAGACCAAATAGGCCTTGGAT GGCAAACTGAAGAGCTTGTTATACAAATAGAAGACGAACCGGGTGACGCGAAGGGCAAAAATAATgatgaaaaggaaaaaaaagaaaatccaaCTTGCGATGCGGAGCTTTCTGATAAACTAAGGCGCGAACACATTATAAATATGTTAACAGAAAAACAACCGGAAGCTGTAATTGGCGGCGAAAAGCGATACATTGTAGCATATT TTGAAAAAGCGCCGCCGACGGGCGAGCAATTTCACTATGAAAATGGTAACAGGAACGATTTTGTCCGTCTAGTCTTCCTTATAGTGTTCTGCATGTTAGTCGTCACCGCAGCATTTACTTTTGCTACGTATAATCT GAAAGCAGTACAGAAGGCGTTTCGTACCTTGCCTTTTTTAATTGCCTTCATTGTTTGTTG tgTGATGACTATAGTTTTGGAATACATATTTTGTCTGTCTTCCTGCTCTCGAAGTGTGCCGTGTAACTATATATTGCTTGTTATAGCG AGATGGCAACCCTAA